One Succinispira mobilis DSM 6222 genomic window carries:
- a CDS encoding polysaccharide deacetylase family protein, whose amino-acid sequence MLRAIYKKIKKTRNIIFNIIDTPDIVLLYHRVNNLNSDIHQLAVTPEKFYLQMKFLKDNYTIVNFEDVGKIRNKRCVAITFDDGYMDNYLNALPILEELKIPATIFISTDMIANRQIFWWDKLESIIMGSEIYGECIEIEVEDLVFRKKICDRNDLIVIHNKIHPVLKKLEKNRREVYLSNLQKLFKTSEIEVDALGMTKEQLISLSKSKYITIGAHTITHTALSSQNYKTQMQEISGSKSYLEEVLSKEIKVFSYPFGGNNDYNKDTIRILTDLGFTNVASNFRGQVHRWTDCKQIPRYVVRDWDLQKFREAMNGFWVR is encoded by the coding sequence ATGTTAAGAGCAATTTATAAAAAGATTAAAAAAACAAGAAATATAATTTTCAACATTATAGACACACCTGATATAGTATTGCTTTATCATCGTGTGAATAATCTAAACAGTGATATTCATCAATTGGCAGTTACACCAGAAAAATTTTATTTACAAATGAAGTTTTTAAAGGATAACTATACAATAGTAAACTTTGAAGATGTTGGTAAAATAAGAAACAAAAGATGCGTAGCTATAACTTTTGATGATGGTTATATGGATAATTATTTAAATGCTTTGCCGATTTTAGAAGAATTAAAGATTCCGGCTACTATATTTATAAGCACAGATATGATTGCTAATAGGCAAATTTTTTGGTGGGATAAATTGGAAAGTATCATAATGGGTTCGGAAATATATGGCGAATGCATTGAAATAGAAGTAGAAGATTTAGTTTTTAGAAAAAAAATTTGTGACAGAAACGATTTAATTGTTATACACAATAAGATACATCCAGTCCTGAAAAAATTAGAAAAGAATAGGCGAGAAGTATATTTAAGTAATCTTCAAAAACTATTTAAAACAAGTGAAATTGAAGTAGATGCACTAGGCATGACTAAGGAGCAATTGATTTCTTTATCAAAAAGTAAATACATTACGATAGGGGCACACACTATTACTCATACAGCACTATCTTCTCAGAATTATAAAACTCAGATGCAAGAAATATCTGGTAGTAAAAGTTATTTGGAAGAAGTTTTGAGCAAGGAAATTAAAGTTTTTTCGTATCCTTTTGGTGGAAATAATGATTATAATAAAGATACAATTCGCATATTAACAGATTTGGGTTTTACAAATGTGGCGTCTAATTTTAGGGGACAAGTTCACAGATGGACAGACTGCAAGCAGATTCCTAGATATGTTGTGAGAGATTGGGATTTGCAAAAATTTCGCGAAGCGATGAATGGATTTTGGGTAAGATGA
- a CDS encoding FkbM family methyltransferase, with protein sequence MNGLIKPVWYYPAKHIYKFLTCKSYRSLSILFSENSGYPRYKDKLIKFDKNQPTFLVPDVASFLSTYEELFVKQIYKFKSVSEKPVIIDMGANIGLSILYFKTLYPEAIVEAYEADAKIFKYLEQNVRGFSNVFLLNNAVWDKNTKLYFDSEGADGGRITDEGTHKKIEVVAVDAKKILDKYDRIDFLKIDIEGAERIVLPRINDLLYKVNTLFIEYHSEMDKEQCLPEILRIIKQSGFRIKIQDIATVDSPFVEKNQGVFDCQLNIFAIRGEVNCDQFSEKNI encoded by the coding sequence ATGAATGGATTAATAAAGCCGGTTTGGTACTATCCAGCAAAGCATATCTATAAGTTTTTAACTTGCAAAAGTTACCGAAGCTTATCGATATTATTTTCTGAAAACTCGGGTTATCCTCGTTATAAAGACAAACTTATAAAGTTTGATAAAAATCAGCCAACATTTTTAGTCCCTGATGTTGCTAGCTTTTTATCTACATATGAAGAACTTTTTGTAAAGCAAATATATAAATTTAAGTCAGTGTCTGAAAAACCAGTAATAATAGATATGGGAGCAAATATAGGTTTGAGTATTTTATATTTTAAAACGCTATATCCAGAAGCCATTGTAGAAGCTTATGAGGCAGATGCGAAAATCTTTAAATATTTAGAACAAAATGTTAGAGGATTTAGTAATGTATTTTTGTTAAATAATGCAGTATGGGATAAGAATACGAAGTTGTATTTTGATTCAGAAGGGGCAGATGGAGGCAGAATAACAGATGAAGGTACTCATAAAAAAATTGAAGTAGTAGCAGTTGATGCGAAAAAAATATTAGATAAATATGATAGAATTGATTTTTTGAAAATTGATATTGAAGGAGCAGAACGAATTGTTTTACCACGAATAAATGATTTGCTTTATAAGGTGAACACATTATTTATTGAATATCATTCGGAAATGGATAAAGAACAATGTTTGCCAGAAATATTAAGAATAATTAAGCAATCAGGGTTTAGAATTAAAATACAAGATATAGCTACAGTAGATTCACCATTTGTGGAAAAAAATCAAGGTGTTTTTGATTGCCAATTAAATATTTTTGCTATAAGGGGTGAAGTAAATTGTGATCAATTTTCTGAAAAAAATATTTAG
- a CDS encoding methyltransferase domain-containing protein, giving the protein MDRGTPIDRYYIEKFLNSQKHFVKGTVLEVAEPYYTKKYGEKVSRIEILNAVPSDLATIVADLSKPDSLPTEKVDCFICTQTYNFIYDVKKAIEGSHRILKKDGVLLVTVAGLTQISRYDMDRWGDYWRFTDKSIGRMISEVFGVENVQVFIYGNVLAGIAFLQGIAVEDLPEPQLLDKEDNNYQITIGIVAKKSG; this is encoded by the coding sequence ATGGATAGAGGGACCCCTATAGATCGATATTATATAGAAAAATTTTTAAATAGCCAAAAGCATTTTGTTAAAGGAACGGTTTTAGAAGTTGCAGAACCGTATTATACTAAAAAATATGGCGAAAAAGTTAGTAGAATTGAAATATTAAATGCGGTTCCTAGTGATTTGGCAACAATTGTAGCTGATTTATCTAAGCCAGATAGCCTTCCAACTGAAAAAGTTGATTGTTTCATTTGTACACAAACATATAATTTTATTTATGATGTAAAGAAAGCTATCGAAGGAAGTCATAGAATTTTGAAAAAAGATGGTGTTTTGCTTGTTACTGTGGCAGGTTTGACACAAATAAGTCGATATGATATGGATAGATGGGGTGACTATTGGCGTTTTACTGATAAAAGTATCGGCAGAATGATTAGTGAAGTTTTTGGTGTAGAAAATGTTCAAGTGTTCATTTATGGCAATGTATTAGCAGGGATTGCTTTTTTGCAGGGAATTGCGGTAGAAGATTTGCCGGAACCTCAATTATTAGATAAAGAAGATAACAATTATCAAATTACAATAGGTATTGTTGCTAAGAAGAGTGGTTAA